From the Phyllobacterium sp. T1293 genome, the window GCGCGGCAAGCGAGGGCAGAATAGCCGTATAAAGCACAATCATGATACCGGTGAAATCAGGGGCGATCATTGCGCCGTCCCGCCATTCCCAGATTGTGAAGGGGATGGCGGTGATAAAGGCAAAGAATGTCATGACTGTCATCAGGCTTTGCCAGTGAATGGCCGGGCGAAAGCGCAAAGCCACCGTGTAGCCACTGTAAAGCAGCACGGCGAGAAGCATTAGCGCGTCGCCCTCATTGACCTCTAGTTCGGCGAGTTTGAGAAAACTGCCATGGCCAGCGGTTAAAGCCACGCCGATAAGCGACAGACTGAAGCCCACTATCTGGCCGGGTCGCACAGCCATGCCAAAGAGCAGGAAATTGGCGACAAAAATCACCATGGGCACGCCTGCCTGCTCGATGGTGACATTGATCGCTGAAGTATAGTTCAGTGCGCTGTAGAGAGCCATGTTGAAGAAGGTGAAGCCAAAAGCCCCCAACGCCGCGAGAAGGGGGAGGTTTGCACGCAGCACTTTCCAGTCGTTGCGGATTTGCCTGGTGCTGATTGCAGCGATGAACAGAAATGCCAGCATCCAGCGCAGCAAGGTCAAAAGCATCGGCGATATGTGTCCGACCGCAAGTTTACCCGCCACGGCATTGCCGCCCCACAGAAGAGCAGTCATTAGCAAAAAGATGTATGCGGTACGGTTCATGGTGCGTTGCTGCTTATACTGGCGGAGGAAGTGTTGCTTCACTGCAAGAACAATAGGTTTATTCGTTTGATAATGGCAAATTCACCACGCTTCAGCCGAAAGAATTGTCGCGCTTTTATGAACCAGCCTGTATAGAAGCACCGCATTTGGCAAAAAATGCATGACGAGGTTGTGACTCGAGGAGTTTTGAATGGCTAATGTTGTGGTGATCGGCTCCCAGTGGGGTGATGAGGGCAAGGGCAAGATTGTCGATTGGCTTTCCGAACGGGCCGATATCATTGTCCGCTTTCAGGGCGGGCACAATGCCGGTCATACGCTGGTTGTTGATGGTGTCACCTACAAATTGTCGTTGTTGCCATCGGGCGTGGTGCGCAAGGGCAAGCTCTCGA encodes:
- a CDS encoding DMT family transporter, giving the protein MNRTAYIFLLMTALLWGGNAVAGKLAVGHISPMLLTLLRWMLAFLFIAAISTRQIRNDWKVLRANLPLLAALGAFGFTFFNMALYSALNYTSAINVTIEQAGVPMVIFVANFLLFGMAVRPGQIVGFSLSLIGVALTAGHGSFLKLAELEVNEGDALMLLAVLLYSGYTVALRFRPAIHWQSLMTVMTFFAFITAIPFTIWEWRDGAMIAPDFTGIMIVLYTAILPSLAAQVLFIKGVEYIGANRAGLFINAVPIFGTFLAVILLGEAFHLYHAIALVLVLGGIGIAEISGRKHAAA